Part of the Paludisphaera borealis genome, ATCACGCTGACCCGGTCGCGGGCGTAATCGCGGCCCGCGCCGTAGCCGGCGTCTTCGAGGGCCTTCTTCGCGACCAGCAGCCCGAGAAGCTGGGTCGTGTCGGTCGCTTCCACGGTATGTGGGGCGATCCCGAAGTCGAGCAGCGGAAAGTCGACCGGCGAGAGGAATCCGCCTCGATGCGCGTACGTCCGATCCGCCGCTTTGGGATCCTGGTCGAAGTAATCCTCGGGCCGCCAGTGAGTGGGCGGAACCTCGGTGATCGCGTCCAGTCGGCCGCGAATGTTGGACCAGTAGCGCTCGAGGCCGTCGGCCATCGGGAACAGGCAGCCCATCCCGATGATGGCCACCGGAACGGGTCGCGAGGAGTCGGCCTGAGTCAAGTCACTTCCCTTTCGAGCGTCGATGCGGGCTGGGTGGGGGCTCTCGGTCATCTGGGCGACACAACGGCTGTAGGTGGAGCAGCTATGTTAAGGTCCCACGTTCCGGTTCTCAATCTCTTCACGCTGCAAGGGCGTCAATCGGGGGACGCCGGACGGCGGCGCGACGCCCTGGAAGGCGGCGAAACGAGCACGAAGCAACACGGCCGCCCCGTAAAGAATGTTGAGCGACACCGTCGCCGCTCGTCGGTTCTCGGGACGTTCCAGGAACGAACCGCGAACCCAATCGTTGAAGGCCGCCATCGCGGGGCCGCACCAGATCTGATAGTCGAGGGTCCGGGTCGGCTCGCCGACGTTGGCCCAGTTCGACGATTGGCCCAGATACCAGCGGAACACCAGGGCCATCTTGTGCTTGGGGTCGGCCTCGGCCCGAACGATCTGGGCCGGGTCGCGGCGCGCGAAGAACGCGCGGGTCTGGTCCCAGACCTCCGCCACCGGCGCTCGCAGGATCGTCTTCTCAAGGCTCTGGCGGTCCGCCTCGGGGATCTGTTCGAGGCTGTTATAAGCCCGATAGTACTCGTAGAGCTTCGCCCCCCGCATCGCGAACATGGTTCCTCGCTTGAGGACCTGAACCTTCACTCCCATCTCGAACATGTCGGCCGCGGGCGCCATGGCGACGTCGGCCTGCTGGGCCTGGGCGAGCAACGCGCGGACGGCTTCGGAGGTTCCGGCCTCGACGCATGACTGGTTCACCGAGCCGGTCACCAGATACGACGCCCCCATCGCGAGGGCCCCAGCGGCGGCCCAAGGGGTCGAGATCCCTCCCGCCGCGCCGATCCGCAACGGACGGTCGTACCGATGCTCGGCGGCGAGCCGGTCGCGAAGGGCGATCATGGTCGGCAGCAGCACGACCAGCGGCTGGTTGTCGGTATGGCCCCCGGAGTCGGCCTCGGCGGTCAGGTCCTCCGCCATCGGGATCGTCGCGGCCATCGCCGCTTGATCGGCGGTGATCGTCCCTTGCTCGACCAGCGTTCTCAGGTAGCGTTCCGGCGGCGGCGACAGGAATTTGCGGGCGACCTCGACGCGCGACGCCTTGGCGATGATCCGGTTGGGGGCGACCACCCGCCCCTGTTCATCGCGATGAACGCCGGCCACGCGATACCGGACGACCGGCAACGTCAGGTCGAGGAACGCCGAAGCCTCCACCAGCCGCACCCCGCGGCGCAGGTACAGGTCGACGACCGCCGATTCCAATGCCCCGTCCTGCGGACTATGAATCAGGTTGAAGCCGTAAGGTGCTTTGTTTCCTAAACTACTCTGAACTCGCTGCACGGCGGCGTCGACGACTTCGAGCGCCAGGCCCGCCGCTCCGAAAATTCCAAGCATTCCCGCCCGGCTCATGGCCTCGACGAGTTCCACGGAGGCGATCCCGTTCGCCATGGCACCGGCCACGCATGCGTAGCGGACGCCGTGCGTGGATCGAAACGAGGGCTCGCCGAGTTTTTCCAGCGGGCAAGCGGGGATGAAGACCGATCGAGACCGGTCGGAGGGAGCCGGCGCGGGGTCGAATCGAACCGAGCCATCGCCGTCGACGGCGGTCCACAGCCCACGGCCGACCTGGCCGAGCGCATCTTCCCACCGGCTGCATTCTGTCACGTCAAGCTGCACGATCCTGCTCCACCCGCCGCAACGAGACGCGGCTCGTTGGGACCGGTCAAGCCGGCTGTTCGACCGGCGTCTAGCAATGGTGAAGGTCACGGACGCGAAAGGGAGGGCCTTCCGGCAGGGTTGTCTCTACTCGTCCGCTTCGCTCGCGGATTGAGCAGATATACCAGCGCGGAGCCGTCGCCGACAGTCCACATCCCGGGTCAGGATCAATCCGGACCATTCTCCAAAGTGACCGCCAGCAGGCGATTTCTCGCTCGCCGATTCCGACATGGCGGACCAAAGCGGTCTGGCGTGCAAAGCACGAGTCCGACGCGCGCCGGCGGCCGGACTCCCTCGGCCGCTCGGCATGAGCAAGCTCTTACCTTGGTCGAATCAGCTTTCCGATCGCTGGGCGACCGACGACGGCGACCGAACCCGGAAATGCGGACCCGAGAACGCGGGGATCGGCTCGGCGGCGACGGCCTCATTCAGCAAGAACGGGGCGAAACCGCGATGGACCTTCTGCGCGACGGCCTGGAACCCCGCGCGATCCAGAATCTCGCGAAACCGCCGCGACGACGCGTGGTGGACGTTCCCCTCGCGATACGTCACGCAGACGTCGTAAATGAACCAACCCCAGGGGGCGTCGCGATATCCGTCGATCAGGAGGAGCCGGCCGCCCGGCTTCAGGACGCGATGCATCTCGGCGACGGCCTGCTCTTGGTTGGGATAATGGTGGAAGCTGTTGGCGCAGGTGATGAAGTCGAACGAGCCGGCGGCGAACGGCAGGCGTTCGCTGTCGCCCTGCACCGGGAAGACCGTCTCCTCGTGGTATCGCCAGCGACGCTCCCCCATGGCCAGCATCCCGGCGACCAGGTCGAGGCCGACGACCCGCGACTCAGGCAGCGCGGCCTGAAGCCGCGACGCGAACAGGCCAGTTCCGCAGCCGATGTCAAGCACCGAGATCGGTTTACGGCCGGCGACGGCCTCGATCCGCTTGATCAACGCGCGGTGCGACGGCCCGAACAAAAGCCACTGGAGGACGCAGCGGTCGTAGCTCTCGCTCCAGCGCGCAAATTCCTCCGCCGCCTGTCGCTTGTCGTATGCCATGCCAGCCTCCCTGCCGTGCTCGATCCTGTCCTGTTGCAAGTCAAACGCCCACCCTGGCGCCCGGCGAATCACTCGGCGTTCTACACCCTCAACATCATTTCGACAACCCGGAATTCTTTCCGGATCGCCGATCTTCGGCTGGTTCTTGCTCAACTTGATTCGACCGACGACGACGCGTAGGATAAAATGTGCATGATAAGTGTTGAAAAACGCAGCCGGCACGTCTTCGACCCGCCCATCCAGTTCGCCGCGCGAGCGATCACGGCGATTGAGGTCTGCTCTCGTGTCCCGATCGCCCGTTTATCTCGACAACCATTCGACGACGCGGACCGACCCACGGGTCGTCGCGGCGATGCTGCCGTATTTTTCCGAGATTTACGGCAACGCGGCCAGCGTCTCGCACCGCTTCGGGTGGGAGGCGGCCGAGGCCGTGGAGCGCGCACGGACGCGTGTCGCCGAGTGGATCGGGGCCGATTCGAAAGAAATCGTGTTCACCTCGGGCGCCACGGAAGCCAACAACCTGGCGATCAAGGGCGCGCTGCCGGCCCTCAAGCGGCGCGGCGATCATCTGATCACGGCCGCTTCGGAGCATAAGTCCGTCGTCGACGTCATGAAGCGTCTGGGTCGGGAAGGCTGGAACGTGACTTTCGTTCCTTGCGACGAGACCGGCAGGGTCTCGGCCGAGGCGATCGAAGCCGCCCTCACGCCGGCGACCGTGCTGGTCTCGATCATGGCGGCGAACAACGAGGTGGGGACGCTCAATCCGATCCGGGAAATCGGGCGGCTCTGCCACGATCGCAAGATCGTTTTCCATACGGACGCCACCCAGGCCGTGGGCAAGGTGGACGTCGACGTCCAGGTCGACGGCGTCGACTTGCTCAGCCTTTCGGGCCATAAGATCTACGGTCCCAAGGGCGTCGGCGCTCTCTACGTGCGGCGGCGCGACCCTCAGGTGCGGTTGCAGCCGCTGTTCGACGGCGGCGGCCACGAGCGCGGTTTGCGGAGCGGCACCTTGCCGGTTCCCTTGATCGTGGGGCTGGACAAGGCGGTCGAGTTGATGATTTGCGACAAGGCGGAAGATTCGACGAGGATTCGCGGGCTCCGCGATCGGCTGGAAGCCGGGATTCGCGGCCGGGTGCCGGAGGTTCAGTTGAACGGCCACCCGACGTTGCGACTCGACGGCAATCTCAACCTCAGCTTCGCCTTCGTCGACGGCGAGGCTCTGATGATGGCCATGCGCGACGTCGCGGTCAGCTCGGGGGCGGCGTGCACGTCGGTCGAACCCGAGCCGAGCCATGTACTTCGGGCGATGGGGCGCGATGATGAAGCCGCCCGGGCCAGCCTTCGGTTCGGGGTCGGGCGGTTCAATACCGAGGACGAGATCGATTATGCGATCGACCTCGTCGCCGAGTCCGTCGGCCGGTTGCGAACCCACAGCGCGGCGTGGTCGGCGACGACGGGCGTGTGAATCAGTTGACGACGCGGTATGATTGAGTGTCTGGGATCGATGCGGTTCCGAGGTGGTTTTTCGAGTCGGTCTGGAAACAAGGAGATTGTTCGATGGGCGTGACCCTTACCGAGAAGGCTGCCGGCGAAGTCAAGAAGATCATCACCGATCAGAGCCTGCCCGAGGGCACCGTGCTTCGCGTCGGCGTTCAGGGCGGCGGTTGCAGCGGCTTCTCCTACAGCCTCAATTTCGACACCGACACCTCGGACAAAGACCGGGTGGTCGAGGTCCATGGCGTCAAGATGGCCGTCGAAAAGAAGTTCGACCCCTACCTCGACGGCACGGTCCTCGACTTCTACGACGGCCTCGAAAAGCGCGGGTTCGTCTTCAACAACCCGAACGTCGCCAAGAGTTGCGGCTGCGGGTCGTCGTTCCAGGTCTGATCGAGTTCGCTCGTCGGCCGTTGATTACATCGAAAGTGAGCGGGGCGAATTCCCCGCTCACTTTTTTTGGTTCTCGCCTCGCGTCACCACTTCCAGCCGTTTTGAAGCGAGCCGTCCACCACGCAGGCGGCGGGCCATCGGCCTTGATGGAGATCGACGATGCAGCGGGCGGCCATCTCGGCCATGTCGCTCATCGACTGGCTGTCGGTCCCGCCCACGTGCGGGCTGAACACCAGATTGGGCGCGCTCAGCAGGACGTTGCCCGGCTCCGGCGGCTCGATCTGGAAGACGTCGAGCCCCGCGCCGGCGAGATGTTCGGCCACGAGGGCGTCGCGGAGGTCGGCCTCCACGACCAGGCCGCCGCGGGCGGTGTTGAGCAGGTAAGAGCCCGGCCGCATCTTGCTCAGGAACCGAGCGTCGACCAGGTTGCGGGTTTCCTCCGTGACGGGGACGTGCAGGCTGACCACGTGCGAGGCGGCGAGCAGCGCGTCGAGGCCGAGGCGTTCGATGCCGTGCTGGGCGTCGAACTCCGTCACGGGGCCGACGTCGTGGGCGACGACGCGCATGCCGAAGGCTTGGGCGCGGGTCGCGACCGCGCGGCCGATCCGTCCCAGGCCGATCAGTCCGAGCGTCTTGCCACGAAGCGGAACGACCATGCGCCGATCCCACCCGCCGTCTCGGATCGCCTCGTGGTTGCGGACGACGCTGCGCGTCAGGCTCAACAGGAGGGCGAACGCCTGCTCGGCGACGCTCTCTTGATTCGTCCCCGGGGTGATGGTCACCACGACCCCGTGGGCGCGAGCGGCGGGGAGGTCGACCATGTCGTAGCCGACCCCGGTGCGGGCGGCCACGCGGAGCTTGGGGGCGATCGCGAAGAGGTCGGGGGTCAGCCGCTCCGCTCCGACCACCATGGCGTCGACGTGCGGCAGATGCTTGACCAGCTCGTCGCGGCTCACCGCGTTGTCTTCGCCGGCCGGGTCGATCACGTCGAAGCCGGCCTCGGTCAAGATCGTGCGAAAGGGGCCGGGCTGGTTGCGAATGAGCAACGGACCGATCAGTACGGAGGGCATGGGGTTGACTCTTCGTTGAGCGTCGACTGAGCGACTCGGCGCGAGGCTCGCAGTCCGCCGTCGTCGACGAAGCGGTGAGAGGATTCGGCGTCGCCGTTCAAGGGCCGACTCAAGTCCTCGATCGGATATGGCGACATTTGGACTAGAGTATCCGGCCTTCTTGGAGAAGAAAACGGGGGAGCGACGGCGGCCCGCCCAACTCGCGCGGCGGGCTCTGATTGGGTCGCTCTCTGTTCAACTCTTTGACGCTGGGCTATCTTGGAGGGAGGGAAAGCCAGCCGGAGCGACGAACAGTCGAATCTCCGGGGCTGGTCCAGCTCCGGCCGGACGTGCGAGGCGCAGGGATGGATCGCGACCCGGCGCGGGCCTTTACGAAGGTCGGCCGGAGGAATTCGTCGCTCGACCCGCTGGGTGTCAGGAACGCAGACCGATGGTCTCGGATGGACGGAAGGCATGGGGGTACTTAAGTTTCGACTGCCTTCAAACGATTCGGATCGGCGGTCGGCGGGCTTTCGGAAGGCGTACATCGCGGGGCTCGATCGAACGCCGGGCCGACTCGGCGTCGATATCCGCAACGGTCTGATGACATGCTCGCGTGACAACAGCGAGAGCGGCCGTCTGTTCGTTCCCTGGCCCATCGCCGGCTACGGCACGCCCGTCGTCGGCACGGCGACGCTCAGCGAGCGGCCGTCGCCTTATGTGCTGTCGCTTGAACTGGCCCGGGGCAAGCTCAACGACGTCCGCAACCAGATGGCCGACTGGACCCAGATGGGCCTGCGAACGACCTCGGAGCTGGCCGACGTGCTGTCCGTCGCCCGCCGCGCCTTCGTCCGCGCCGCGATGCACGGCGACGAGCCCGAAGTCTGTTTCGAAGCGTCTCAGGCGAGCCTTGAGGCTTCGAGCAAGGCCGGCGATCTCTTGACCGAGTCGTACCTGGGGCAAGTCCTCCAGAATCGGTTGGCCTCGGCCGGCAAGCTCACGACCCAACTGGGATGCGTCCTCGGCGGCGACCCCGAGAAGATCGCCGGTTCCGCCCAGTGGCCGTCGGCGATGAACGCGGCGCAGGTCAGCGTCTCGTGGCGGGATCTCGCCCCCACGGAAGGGAAATTCCGCTGGGACCTGATCGACGCCCAGCTCGCGTGGTGTCGCCGCCATCGTCTGAACGTCGAGGTCGGGCCGCTGATCGAGTTCCGAAACGCGGCGCTGCCCGACTGGATCTGGCTCTGGGACGGCGATCCCGACGCGATCAGCGGTTTCGCCACCGATCTGGTGCGGCAGGCTGTGACGAGGTACAAGGGCAAGGTCTCGTTCTGGCAAGTGGTGCACCGCCCCGCCGGCCACGAGATCCTCGGGCTTGGCGAGGAGGATCAGATCCGGATCGCCGCGCGGGCGATCCAGGTCGCCCGACAGGCCGATTCCAGCGCCCAGCTCTGCCTGGGAGTCGACCGGCCCTGGGCGGAATGGATGAGCGGCAGCCGGTTCCAGCTCGGCCCGCTTCATCTGTGCGACTACCTCATCCGGTCCGACGTGGGCGTCTCATGCATCGCGCTGGAGATCGCGCCGGGGTATTCCGACCCCGGGAGCCAGATGCGGGATCTGTTCGAGTTCTCACGATTGCTCGATCTTTATGCGTTGCTGAACGTGCCGCTGCATCTGCAGCTCGTGGCGCCGTCTTCGGTCGAGTCCGACGCCGCCGCCGATCCGAACGTCCAGGTCGAACCCTGGCAGTGGCCGCAGCCGCCGAGCGAGGCGCTCCAGGCCGATTGGGCCGCCCGCTGGGTCTCGCTGGCGATCGCCAAGCCGTTCGTCCGGTCGGTCAAATGGCTTCAAGCGAGCGACGCGTCGCCGCACGTCTACCCCAACGGCGGCCTGCACCGCGGCGATTCGACCGCGAAGCCGGTCTTCTCGCGGCTCCAATCGCTCCGCAAGGAGTGGATCGCTTGAAGTTGCGTTGCCAGGCGGGTTGCTTCGCATTATACTCGTCGGTTCGCGATCTTTTTCGACTGTGAGCCCGACGAGCATGTTCGACGATCTACAAAAGCGTCTCTCATCAGCCTTTCGGCAGTTTCGCGTCAGCGGCGTCTTGACCGAAGCGAATATGAAGGAAGGCCTGCGCGAAGTCCGCACGGCCTTGCTCGAGGCCGACGTGAACTACAACGTCGTCCAAGACTTCATGACGCGCGTCACCGACAAGGCGGTCGGCACCCAGGTCGTCAAGAGCGTCCGCCCCGAGCAGCAGATCGTCAAGATCGTCCATGACGAGCTGGTCGACCTGATGGGGCCGTCCGACCCGACGATCCGGTTCGAGAAGACCGGCACGACGGTCCTGATGCTCTGCGGCCTGCAAGGCTCGGGCAAGACGACGACCAGCGGCAAGCTCGCGAAGCTGCTGACGTCGCAGAACCGCAAGCCCATGCTGGTCGCCGCCGACTTGCAGCGCCCCGCCGCCGTCGAGCAGTTGAAGGTCATCGGAGCCCAGCTCGGCGTCCCCGTCTACACGCAGGAGAACTCGAACCCCGTCAAGGTCTGTCAGGACGCCCTGATCGAGGCCAATCGGCGCGGGTGCGACACCCTGATCCTGGACACCGCCGGCCGGTTACACGTCGACGACGAGTTGATGGCCGAACTGGTCCAGATCGAGAAGAAGGTCAAGCCGCACCAGGTGTTCTTCGTCTGCGACGCCATGACGGGGCAGGACGCCGTCGCCTCGGCCGAGGCGTTCAACGCCGCGCTCGAACTCGACGGCGTGATCATGACCAAGCTCGACGGCGACGCGCGAGGCGGAGCCGCGCTTTCGGTCCGTCGCGTCACCGGCGTCCCCGTCAAGTTCGTGGGCAAGGGGGAGAAGCTCGACAAGCTCGACCCGTTCGACCCCGAGCGGCTGGTCGGCCAGATGCTGGGCATGGGCGACGTCGTCGGCCTGGTCGAGGCGGCGCAGTCCGCGGTCGACGAGGAAGAGGCGCTTCGCCAGCAAGAGCGGATGGCCAAGGGGAAGTTCGACCTCAACGACTTCCGCCAGCAGATCGTCCAGATCAAGAAGATGGGCTCGGTCCAGGACGTCATGGGCATGTTCCCGGGCATGAGCCAGATGTCCGAGAACCTCAGCGGCCTGGACGCCGACGGCGAGATCAAGCGCATCCAGGGCATCATCGACAGCATGACCCAGCGCGAGCGGAGCCGTCCCGACCTGATCGACATCTCCCGTCGCCGCCGGATCGCGGCGGGCGCCGGCGTCGACCCCTCGGACGTCTCGGGCCTCGTCAAGCAGTTCGACGCCATGGCCGCCTTCGTTAAGCAGATGGCCCAGATGACGATGCTCGACAAGCTCAAGGCGTTGACCGGACTGGGTCGGGCCGCCGCCAACAACCCCGGGGCTCGCCTGTTCTCTCCCAAAGTGGGCACCGGCAAGCGGCTGACGCCCAAAGAGAAGGAAAAGCTCCGCAAGCAGCGAGAAAAAGAAGAACGGAAAAAACGACGCGACGAGCGCGACCGGCCTACGCCCTCGTGAGCGCCGCTCCGTGAGGTTCGCGGCTCTCGCCCCGCCTATTTGAATCCACGCCCGCCCCGACCGGCGACGAGCCGGTCGAACGCCCGAGACGGCCCGGGGCCCCGTCTCAGAAGTCGTGTTGCTGACGTCCTGATCCGGCCGCGCCGGCGGGACCCGAGTGGGGATCGACCCCGAAGTTTTGAGAGGAGAACGCGAGTGGTTCGTATTCGAATGAAATCGTTTGGACGCCGTCACCGACCCTTCTTCCGGATCTGCGCCATGGACTCCCGCGCTCCTCGCGACGGACGGTCGATCGAGGAACTGGGCCACTACGATCCGATGTCGCGCAACAACGAGACCCAGACGGTCTTGAACGCCGACCGGATTCGTTACTGGCTGAGCGTCGGCGCGCAGCCGTCGGACAAGGTCGCGGCCCTGCTGCGTCGGTTCAAGATCGAGAAGCCGGCTCCGGGCGAGCACTGGGAACTGCCCAAGCCGGTTGCAACTCCGGCGGCGGCTCCGGCCCCCGCGGCCGCGGAAACCGTCGCGCCGCAGGCCTCCTGAATCAGAACGGGTCGGTCATGTCCGTCTCCGCTTCCGCTCCCGCGCCGCCGCTTCGGATCGATGTGCTCACGCTGTTCCCGGATCTCTTCAACGGGTTCCTCGACCAGAGCATCGTCAGCCGGGCCATCGACAAGAAACTCGTCCAGATCGAGCGGTGGGACATCCGCCGGTGGGCCGAGGGGCGGCACAAGCAGGTGGACGACCGACCGTTCGGGGGGGGGCCGGGAATGGTCCTGATGAGCCCTCCGGTCGTCGCCGCCGCGGAAGCCGTGCGGGCGATGGCCGAGCCGCCGGGCGACTTGATCGTCCTCTCCCCGCAAGGGCCGAGGTTCGACCAGGCCCGCGCCCGGGAGCTTGCCGGAAAGCGTCGAATCGTCCTTGTTTGTGGTCGCTACGAAGGCTTCGACGAGCGTATCATCGAGATCTTGCAACCGGAAATGCTCTCCGTGGGCGATTTCATCCTCTCAGGAGGCGAGGTCGCCGCGATGGTCGTGGTCGACGCGGTCGTCCGACTGATTCCGGGAGTGCTCGGAGACGCGGAAAGCGCGGTCGACGAATCGTTCGGGCCGGACGGCGGTCTTGAGTATCCGCACTACACCCGGCCTCGCGAGTTTCGAGGCCTGACCGTCCCGGAAGTTCTCCTCAGCGGCGATCATTCGGCGATCGCCCGATGGCGTCGCGAGCATCGCCGGTAAGCCGACCGGGGACCCTCCCGGACGCGAATCCACCCAAAAATAGATAGAGATCGGAACGCGGAATTCTTGGCCCGCGACACGATGGGCCGTTTGGAAAGGTCAGAGTCATGCAGAACCAGTTGCTCACGGTAGTCGAAAAGAGCAGCATGAAGGCGGAGACGCCCAAGTTCGAGATCGGCGACACGGTCGACGTCCACGTCCGAATCCTCGAAGGCGACAAAGAGCGTATCCAGATCTTCAACGGCGTGGTGATCGCCCGGTCGGGCGCCAACACCCGCGAGATGTTCGTCGTCCGCCGGATCGTCCAGGGCGAAGGCGTCGAGCGGAAGTTCCCGATCCATTCGCCCCGGATCGCCAACATCGTCGTCAAGCGGTCGGGCAAGGTCCGTCGGGCCAAGCTCTACTACCTGCGCGAGCGTTCGGGCAAGGCCGTCCGCCTCAAGGAGCGTTTCAACACCGGCGCCGCCGCCATCGAGGCGAAGGCCGCCAAGGTGGAACGACGCGCCGTCAAGATCGCCGCCAAGAAGGCCAAGGCCGAAGCCGCCGGCAAATGATCAAGGGCCGCGTCCCTCGCGAGAGGTCGCGGCCGGATCTTTGCTTTGACGCCCGCCTATAATCTCAGAGGGGTTCGTCTCATTTGTTGGGACGATCCTCCCGCGACCGCCGCGTCGTGCCCGGCGGTCGAATGGACGCCCCGGATTCTCCTCGACGGACCCTGACCCTTGACCAAGCCCCAGCGTGTCGTTCTGGCGATGAGCGGAGGCGTCGACAGCTCCGTGGCCGCGTACCTGCTGAAGGCGCGCGGATACGACGTCGTCGGCCTGTTCATGCGCACGGGAGCCTACGCCGAGGGCGAGGAACGGCGAGCCAAGACCTGTTGCAGCGTCGCCGACGCCGTCGACGCCCAGCGCGTGGCCGACCGCCTGGACGTCCCGTTCTTCGTGCTGGATTTCGAGCGCGAGTTCGGGCGGATCAAGGACTATTTCGCCGACGAGTATCTCGGCGGTCGGACGCCCAACCCCTGCGTGATGTGCAACATCTGGCTGAAGTTCGGCCGGCTCTGGGAGTACGGAAAGCAGGTGGGGGCCGATTTCGTCGCGACCGGGCACTATGCGCGGATCGCCCAGGCGGCCGACGGATCGAATCGGGTCGCCCGGGGGCTCGATCGTGCCAAGGACCAGTCGTACGTCCTCTTCGGCCTCGCTCCCGAGCTGCTCGCCCGGGTGCTGTTCCCGATCGGCGAACTCGCCAAGGCCGACGTGCGGGCGATCGCCCGCGAACAGAATCTTCCGGTCCACGACAAGCCGGAGAGCCAGGAAATCTGCTTCGTTCCCGACGACGACTACCTCCACTTCGTCCAGGAGCGTCGCCCGGACCGCGACACCTCGGGGACGATGGTCGACGAGGCGGGCCAGGTGCTGGGAACGCACGCGGGGATCGAAGGCTTCACGATCGGTCAGCGGCGCGGGCTGGGGATCGCCGTCGGCGCGCCTCGCTACGTCGTCCAGATCGAGCCGACGACCCGGACCGTCACCGTCGGCAAGCGCGAAGCGCTGGCCAAGTCCGGGCTGGAAGCCTCTCGGTTCAACTGGCAGGGGCCCGTTCCGGACGGCCCGACCCGGTGCCTGGCGCAGATCCGCGCCCAGCACACCGCCGTCCCGTCCACGGTGATCCCGCTTGCGAACGGCGAGGCGCGCGTGGTCTTCGATTCGCCGCAAACCGCCGTGACGCCCGGCCAGGTTGTCGCCGTCTATCAGGACGACCTGGTCCTGGGAGGCGGCTGGATCGAGCGCGCGACGCCGATCTGAACGCCGAGCTTCACCGACACGGAAGGCCTGTCTGGAGTCTACCGACCGCATGAGCCGTATCAGCCTGATCATTCCCTGGACCGCGGAGAAAACGATCCGCGGCGACGACCTGGCGAGCTACCAGCGGATTCTCCAGGAGCAGGGCGGGGCGGACTCGGTGGAAGTCGTGCTCTCGGAACGGATCGCCGATGCGGACGCATTCGTCGGTCTTCACCCGTTGATCCGCATCGTCGAGGAAGACGCCAACCACGTCAGCTTGCTCCGGAGAGGACTGGCCGCCGCGACGGGCGACATCCTCCTGGTTCTCGACCCCACCCGCGAGTACGCCCCCGAGGCGCTTTTGCAGGTCCTGGAATCGCTCCGAACGAGCACGGCCGACGTCGTCGTCGGCGTGCCGCGGCCCGGGCGGAACGGGTTGACCCTGCGCGGCATGCGGCTCAAGGCGCTGGCGGTCCTCGGCCGGCTGGCGCTGGGAACGTCGGACGGGCTCTCCGGCCTGGCCGCGATCCGCCGCTCGGCCGTCCGCACGCTGATCACCGAATCCCCGACGATCTCGGGCTCGCGCATCCTCCTCGACGTCCTGACCTGGTGCTCCGGCCGACTCCTCGACGTTCCGGTCAACACGGGACGCGACGATCAGAGAAAGCTCGTTCCGGTCCGCTTCGACGACGTGAAGCAGATCAAGCGCGTCCTCGACCATCGGTTCGGCACGTTCTCACGACTGGTCCAGTTCTGCCTCGTGGGCGCGTCCGGGATGTTCGTCGACCTCTCGCTTTACGCCTTCTTGCAATGGCTGTTCAAGCGGATCGGCTTTGAATCGCCTGAAGGCGCGGGATCGGGATTCGCGTGGCCGCTGGCCGTGGCGGGCTCGCTCTCCATCCTCGTCGCGCTCACCTGGAATTTCGCGCTCAACCGCCGGTTGACGTTCAGCGACTCCCGCGCGGGCTCGATTCCCCGACAGTATTTGACCTACGCGCTGGGCAATGCGCTCGGGATCGCGGTAAGCCTCTCGTTGCGGCTCTACCTGCCGGGCCGGTTCGCCTTCTTCTCGGATCACCGTCTGGC contains:
- the ffh gene encoding signal recognition particle protein, which produces MFDDLQKRLSSAFRQFRVSGVLTEANMKEGLREVRTALLEADVNYNVVQDFMTRVTDKAVGTQVVKSVRPEQQIVKIVHDELVDLMGPSDPTIRFEKTGTTVLMLCGLQGSGKTTTSGKLAKLLTSQNRKPMLVAADLQRPAAVEQLKVIGAQLGVPVYTQENSNPVKVCQDALIEANRRGCDTLILDTAGRLHVDDELMAELVQIEKKVKPHQVFFVCDAMTGQDAVASAEAFNAALELDGVIMTKLDGDARGGAALSVRRVTGVPVKFVGKGEKLDKLDPFDPERLVGQMLGMGDVVGLVEAAQSAVDEEEALRQQERMAKGKFDLNDFRQQIVQIKKMGSVQDVMGMFPGMSQMSENLSGLDADGEIKRIQGIIDSMTQRERSRPDLIDISRRRRIAAGAGVDPSDVSGLVKQFDAMAAFVKQMAQMTMLDKLKALTGLGRAAANNPGARLFSPKVGTGKRLTPKEKEKLRKQREKEERKKRRDERDRPTPS
- the rpsP gene encoding 30S ribosomal protein S16, which codes for MDSRAPRDGRSIEELGHYDPMSRNNETQTVLNADRIRYWLSVGAQPSDKVAALLRRFKIEKPAPGEHWELPKPVATPAAAPAPAAAETVAPQAS
- the trmD gene encoding tRNA (guanosine(37)-N1)-methyltransferase TrmD, producing MSVSASAPAPPLRIDVLTLFPDLFNGFLDQSIVSRAIDKKLVQIERWDIRRWAEGRHKQVDDRPFGGGPGMVLMSPPVVAAAEAVRAMAEPPGDLIVLSPQGPRFDQARARELAGKRRIVLVCGRYEGFDERIIEILQPEMLSVGDFILSGGEVAAMVVVDAVVRLIPGVLGDAESAVDESFGPDGGLEYPHYTRPREFRGLTVPEVLLSGDHSAIARWRREHRR
- the mnmA gene encoding tRNA 2-thiouridine(34) synthase MnmA, which gives rise to MTKPQRVVLAMSGGVDSSVAAYLLKARGYDVVGLFMRTGAYAEGEERRAKTCCSVADAVDAQRVADRLDVPFFVLDFEREFGRIKDYFADEYLGGRTPNPCVMCNIWLKFGRLWEYGKQVGADFVATGHYARIAQAADGSNRVARGLDRAKDQSYVLFGLAPELLARVLFPIGELAKADVRAIAREQNLPVHDKPESQEICFVPDDDYLHFVQERRPDRDTSGTMVDEAGQVLGTHAGIEGFTIGQRRGLGIAVGAPRYVVQIEPTTRTVTVGKREALAKSGLEASRFNWQGPVPDGPTRCLAQIRAQHTAVPSTVIPLANGEARVVFDSPQTAVTPGQVVAVYQDDLVLGGGWIERATPI
- a CDS encoding GtrA family protein, which translates into the protein MSRISLIIPWTAEKTIRGDDLASYQRILQEQGGADSVEVVLSERIADADAFVGLHPLIRIVEEDANHVSLLRRGLAAATGDILLVLDPTREYAPEALLQVLESLRTSTADVVVGVPRPGRNGLTLRGMRLKALAVLGRLALGTSDGLSGLAAIRRSAVRTLITESPTISGSRILLDVLTWCSGRLLDVPVNTGRDDQRKLVPVRFDDVKQIKRVLDHRFGTFSRLVQFCLVGASGMFVDLSLYAFLQWLFKRIGFESPEGAGSGFAWPLAVAGSLSILVALTWNFALNRRLTFSDSRAGSIPRQYLTYALGNALGIAVSLSLRLYLPGRFAFFSDHRLAAAVVGIIAATAISFSMSRWVVFIRQAEPVVDETTQETAMAR